One Syntrophorhabdaceae bacterium genomic window, ATTCACCCTCTCTGCTCTTAAGCTCACTGCTCTCAGCCGCATATTATGTACCCTACTTCTTTAGAAAAAACAGTTCATTACATATTCAAAAACAAGGGGCTTCTCAACGAAGCAATGACCCACAGTTCCTGGTTTAATGAAAAAAAGGAATCCCGGCAATCTCAGAATGAAAAGCTCGAATATCTCGGTGATGCGATACTGAACAGTGTCATCAGCATACTTCTTTATAAAAAATACCAGAAAAGAGATGAGGGGTTCCTCAGCAACGCCCGGTCAAGCCTTGTAAAACGGGAAACCCTCACGGAAATAGCAAACAAGATCGAGCTATGGAAACACATGAGCTATGGTAACGGCGACAACAACGTGCCGGAAGAGTCCAAGGTCTTGTCAAATATGCTTGAAGCCCTTATCGGCGCAATCTATTTAGACGGCGGGATGACAAAGGCAGCGAAGGTCATCAAAGAATTCTTTCTTCCTTATTTCAACGAAGAAAAATTGACTGAGAAAAACCCGAAAAATATCCTTCAGGAATACTCCCAGAAAAAGTGGGGACTGCTCCCCAGGTACAAATTTACAAGAAAAACAAAGGAAGGTTTTGCCATATCCGTCTGCGTCGGGAAGGAATTCCGCGCAAAGGGCACAGGTAAAAGCAAAAAAGAGGCAGAACAAAATGCGGCAAGGACACTCTTGAATCAATTCGGGAACAAAGAACAGAAGTAATGGTTCGTCATGATCGTCCCTGTTTTTCTCACACATCTCGGTTGTCATGACCGTTGCATCTATTGTAATCAGGGATATATTACCGCCCAAAACGATACCGACGTCCGGCGATTGGTAGAAAGATCCCTCCAACAAAAAGAAGGCACCTATGAGGTCGGTCTTTTCGGCGGCAATATATTCGGTTTAAGCCCCGATTATCTAAAACGATTGTTCGGGTATTTCGATGATTACCGGGAGAAGATCACAAATTTCAGGATCTCCACAAAACCTGCGCCTCTCAACGAAGAGTTGATCAACATCCTCA contains:
- the rnc gene encoding ribonuclease III, with the protein product MYPTSLEKTVHYIFKNKGLLNEAMTHSSWFNEKKESRQSQNEKLEYLGDAILNSVISILLYKKYQKRDEGFLSNARSSLVKRETLTEIANKIELWKHMSYGNGDNNVPEESKVLSNMLEALIGAIYLDGGMTKAAKVIKEFFLPYFNEEKLTEKNPKNILQEYSQKKWGLLPRYKFTRKTKEGFAISVCVGKEFRAKGTGKSKKEAEQNAARTLLNQFGNKEQK